In Mustela lutreola isolate mMusLut2 chromosome 16, mMusLut2.pri, whole genome shotgun sequence, the genomic window CAAATTCTGGATCACAAACTCTAGGTGCGATTACTACCAGGGGAGTTCAGAGCCCCACCCTGACCTCCAAAGACATCAGGAGCTAACCCCTCATCCTGAGGACCCTTGGTCTGTGGGGACACCTGCTATGTCTCCCTGAAGATGTCTCAGTAGCCCAAGGTGTCCTGGGGAGCAAGGGTGAACTTCCCAGGCAGAAAAGACAGGAGAACCCAGCATCTGCCTGTATTTCCTTGGGGCTGAGTCTCTGGGTAGGGCCACCCCAGCTCCTGGTTCCTGTGGGGAGACCTAGAGCAAAGGAGAGACAGGGACACATGGCTCCCCTCCCTGTTGTGATGGGGAGACAGGACATTGGAGTGGTCAGCCCCTCAGGACAGTGCTTTTCCCCCAAAGGCTCAAAAGACCCCCTACTAGGTCATTCTCAAAATCTCGAGGACAGACAGCTCCTACTGAGGGAGCAAATCCCTCTGGGTGGAGAATTCTCCTGACACAAGAGCAGGAATCTTCTAGACTATGTCTATCTTCTCCCTGGGCTCAtggagccctgggatggagtcagaGAGTCTAGAACCCACAGGGACCAAGATCCAGGCTGACCAGTCCCTCACCTCTGCCCAGGGCTCAGGGACCCTCATCCTTTGGTCACCATCCCGGGTGCTATGCCCAGACTAGCCTCCAGGGGGCGACATAGGGACATGCAGACAACACACAGGACATTACCCTGAAGTTGGCTTTGgctaaggagagagagaagagattggTTTCCATCCCTTTCTCCCACAGACCCTTCTGGGTCCCTCCCACATGCCTGTTCTGTCCTGCGCACTCCTTCTAGGGCCCTAGCAGCACACTGATCTGTCAGGGGTCCCTGTGCAGCTCACCATGCCCTGCTTGTCACCACCCATGGAGAAAGCAGGGTGACCACAGGAAGGTCCCCCAGGCAGAGGACACAGACTGCCCAGGAAGCTCAGGAGCACACAGACTGTCTCCGGGCCACAGTTCATCCAAAGGATACAGAGAGGGAAGGTCTCCTCAAAACATTTCCAGGAGCCGCAGCCGCCTGACCTCCCACCATCTCTTCTCTTCCCAGGACACACAGGGAACTCCCTTCACACCTGGAACTGGAGATCCTGAGACACCTGGTCCTGGGTCTATGCCCCTggaagcagaggctgggctgggaaCACCTGGGGATAGACCATGGGTCCCTCACCTGTCATCATCCAGCCTGCCCCTTTCTCACCCCCAGAGTCATCTCTGGGACCTTGCCGCCAGGAGTCAGTCCAACCTCCCCAGAGCCTATGAGAGCACTGGGGAGACCAGTGCCCAGCTGGCCTTCTCTGTTACAAACGGAAATCATCCCCGGGATCTGGGGACCCTGGGGCTCTGTGTGTGGTGCCCACAGACTCAAGGCCAGGACacagcaggggagtggggagaagggccaTCCTCTAAGGGAACTGGGTCCCCCTCAGTCTTGCTATTCAGAGTGAGCTTCCTGGGCCAGGGTGGTCAGCATCACTTGGGGGCTTAGTAGAGGCAGACTCTGGGGTCCACTCCACACCCGCTGAGTCAGACTCTGCATTTTCACAGGATCTGCAGACCCTCCATGGGCACAGGAGGGGGAGAGGCGGCCGCACCCCCACATCATGGGGTCTCAGCCTGGCTGGGCATCTGTTGAAGCAGCATTTCTAGGTGTCCCCTGGGCATTCACAGTCTTGATACAGTTCCACAGTGATTCCAGTGCACAGTAGGGGTGACATCCCCGTGACAGGAGTTCCTGAGGCGGCCCCCAGGCTCCTGCTGAAGGGGAAAGccacaaggagaggagagagggctgTGGGGGCGCTGTCCCTGCACCCTGACCCTGAGCTCTGTGGGTCTCCAGACCCCAACGCCACAGGCTTGTGCTTGTCCAAACAAGGGCATGTGCCCGCGCTCCCATATGCTGGGAAATCACAGCTGAAGAGGGAGAGGCCTCAGCCCTTGTCAGGGAATCGAAATGTAGACAGAAGtgaaaggggaagaaggggacaaggaagtggggaaggaggtaaggggtggaggagggaggggaggggaaaggaggggcCCTGGCAGATACCCcgccccacacccctgcctccgGGGCCACTTAAGACAGAGCCAACATTGGGACAACTGCTTCTCCTGAGCATTTCTGGAGCAGAAGCTCTTCtcacagagggagggacagagcggGCAGCGGGCACCATGGAGCCCCCTTTGGTCCTTCCCCGAGGAGGACGGGTCCCCTGGCAGGACCTCCTGCTGGCAGGTGAGAGGGACAGTTCCCTGGGAGGAAGCGGCAGGGTGGGAGAGAAAGGCTGGCTGGGGTCTCCAGGGAGGACAGGGCTCTGAGAGGGGACAAGGGAGCAGGGCAGGACTGGGGGAGCCGCTCAGCGACAGGACTGTCTCAGGATCTGGAGGTGGTGAGCCACGGGCTGTTCCCCAAGTTACTCATCACTGAGCACTGAATTTGGAAAACTGATGATAACAACAACCAGGGACCCTAACTGCTGTCCCTTCCCACCAACCTGAGATCTTGACAAGCGCCAGACTTGGAGGGCCCTGGGGACACATTCATTCAGCCCCGGTATTTGCCGCCTGCCCCACCACGGGGGTACAGCACACATCAGACGAgtccctgctccccaggctcACTTCTGTGGGGACGAAGACGTCTAGAATGTGAGGTCAGGTTCTGACAAGCATCATGAAGGGAACAGAACAGGGAAAGGTCAGGACGTGGAGACAGAGGGTCTTCAGAGGAGGCGGTCAGGGCAGGCCTCTCCCGAGGAGCCCCTGAGCGTGAGCAGGTATCTGAGGGCAGTGAGGGAGTGAGCCACAGACATGGGAGGAAGTTGTTCCAAACAGAGGAAGTAAGTTCAGAGATGAAGCAGTGCGGTCATGCCGCTGACCTTGACcagcagagacacacacagacacacagatacccgtgcacactcacacacacacaccccaaggcTAGGGGGCTAGGGGATGCGGACCTGCTCCGTCTGCAGGGCCCCAGCTTTCCCTCCGACACCCAGGTCCAGACCCTGATCCGTCTGCTCCCTTCCCTCCTAGTCTCGCTCTTAACCCTCTGGAACTCGCCCACCACTGCCCAAGTCACTGTGGAGTCCGTGCCGCCCAGTGCTACCGAAGGGAAGGATGTCCTTCTGCAAGTCCACAATCTGCCTGCGGATCTTGTAGGTCTTACTTGGTTTAGAGGGGAAAGCATAGCGCCCAACCGTCAAATTGTAGCATATGTAGTAGCCATACAAGTAAATATCCCAGGACCTGCACACAGCGGCAGAGAGACAGTGTACCCCAACGGATCCCTGCTCTTCCGGAACATCACCCTGAATGACACAGGATACTACACCCTACAAACTGTGAATAAAAATGTTCAAGTTGAACAAGTAACTGGACAGCTCCGCGTATTCCGTGAGTAATTCCTTCTATTTCTGGTGCGGGGTGGGGTGAATTCCTGCTTCACACAGGATGACAGGCCAGGACTGGGCCTCCATCCCTCTCTGCATTATGTCCCGTGTTGGGGGAGGGTTCCAGCATTTAGTGCAGGACACAGAGTGGAGACTAACTTCCTAAGATTGGAATTCCTTTCCTGGAATCCAGACTCTGGGATCGTCTGAAAAAGACTCTGCAAGGTCCATCAGGGCCAACCTGAGGGGCTGCCTGGGATCCTCACCAGAGCTCAGCCCAGACCACTGTCTCAGGGCTCCTGACTCTAGTGACCCTGGGGCATCTGTGCCAGGATGGggttggggctcctgggcagaCCTGACTGGGAGCAACCATTTCTGGCTGCCTGAGGTGGTCACCAACCAGGGTTCGGTCTCAAGAGCCACACCGGGGGAGGGGCCAGCCTGGTCTTTCACCTGAGGCTCAGCATGGACAGCACAGACCTAAAAAGCCCCCAGTCCATTAGCCAACTACTCTGGGGGATTTGGGGGACACCAGAGGAAGGGCAGCACCgccagggaggaacagaggaaagagaagctccatgccacccctcctcctccaagAATCAAGCCCAGGGAACCTTCTCTTGTGGAGCAAAGTAGTAACAGCTGCTGTTTGATTGGCCAGCTGCTATAGCCCAAATTTGGGTCAGGTATTTGGGGTTGTTTAAAGGATAATGCACAGGCCTAGAAAGTAGAGGTCATTTACCATTCTTCCTGGTGCTTTaaggggaaaccaaggcacagtcACTGAATCAGGGTCACACAGACTGAGGAGCAGCAGATGGGAGTGACCCCGGTTCTGTGTGCAGACACAGCCCCATCCTCTCCTCCGTCAGAGGGAGGGATGCTCGTGTGGGCGGTGAGAGCAAACAGAGGCTCGCTCCGTGTTTGTGTTTGGTCTGGAACCCAACACCCTTTGTCAGCAATCAGAGGCAGAACAAGCTGGCCGCCCCTCAGATGCCTGAGCCTCACCTCACTGTGCTGGACTTGAGATCTGATTGTTTCCTGGTGTGTTCCTGGCCCTCCCACTGGGTGTCCAGGGAAAGGATTGGCCTtctgctccccactctgcctctgaaaccagCCCAGGGTCCACATGTAGGATACTCAGTTGCTTTTgtttgggaaggaaagagggaaaggtgTGGGAGTTTCTTCCAAtgagggcagggagcctggtggtCAGATCTCCTAGGATCCTGCACCCAGGGCACCTCTCTGAAGAGATGATGGGTCGTTCATTCCCTCAAcacccctgcctcctgctcatcccctcactctctgccgGTCATTGGACTTGGCTCTGCCATGGAAGGTGTCACTTCCTCATGAGGGTCAGTGCCTCACTCGTTATCAAGCAAATGGGCAAAGCTCAGGTCTTTGGGACCTGAGTCCTGGACTGACCTCCCAGCTTGTTCCTGTTGTCTCCAAGTATCATTTCTGCTCAGATCCCATCACCGTGCTGTTGTCAGATcagtgaggagccaggaggggtcCACGGCTGTCTCTGACTCTGTCCTGTGTCTTCCACAACCAAAGGCTGCTCTGTATTGACATTGGAGACAGCCTGTGCTCTCAGACATACAGACCATGGGGTTTACTTTCTCTGAGGCTCAGGTCCTCATGCATTTGTCTTGAGATACACAGATCTGCCTTATTCTTTGAAGGACTCCAGTTGGCTGAGAGGTGAGAGATGCCAACTCTGATTCAAGATGCCTGTGGAGGAATCACAGGTACCACCTCGGGCAatattctttctgttgtctgcGCAGCGGAGTTACCCAAACCCCACATCACAAGCAACAACTCCGACCCCGTGGAGAATGTGGATTCTGTGCTATTAACCTGTGAACCTCAGACTCAGGACACGAGCTACCTGTGGTCAGAAAGCAGTAAGAGCCGCCCGGCCAGCACCAGGCTGGAGCTATCCCTGGACAACAGGACTCTCACTATACATGGTGTCATAAGGGATGACACAGGACCCTATGTGTGTGAAACTCGGAACCCAGTGAGTGACTGTCGTAGTGACCCATTCACCCTGAATGTTCTCTGTGAGTAGCTTCCGTTCCTCCCAAACCCGGGCTGCCAGCCCAAATCCACACAGCCAGGGGCCAGCCCACATCCATCCTTCTGGGGTCCGAGTCCATGACTCTCAGCTGGACCCCCAGGCTGGCCATAGCGGCTTGTCCCACGCAAACCTGGGCAGGCCTGGCCTAAGCCAAGACTAGGAGGGAACAGGCTGCTTCTCCCTGAGAGGGTCACCAGCCTTTGAGGGGACCAGGCTGAACACAGGGGGTTTCTGGTTGGGACTTTATAAAATGAGGTTGGGACCCAGCTCAGAGGGACACTGTGGCCCTTGTACAGACCAGGAGCTTCCCCTTCCCTTGCATTTCATCAACTGTGGCTTTATTCTGTTTGCTCCAGATGGCCCGGATGCCCCCTCCATTTCCCCCTCAGACTCCTATTACCATCCAGGGGCCAACCTCAGTCTCTCCTGTCACGCAACCTCTAACCCGCCTGCACAGTATTCTTGGCTTATCAATGGGAGGCCCCAGACAGACACACAGGAGCTCTTTATCCCCAACCTCACTGTGAATGATAGCGGATTCTATACCTGCCTTGCCTCTAACTCTGGCACTCGCCTCAAGAAGACCACAGTCAAGACTATCACAGTCTCTGGTAAGTGGGTCCCTGGAGCATCTGCATGGATTGCTGTGGTGAAGGTCTGTCTGTCTCTCGGAAAAGAGCATAGAAATTATTTCCCATTTGCTATGTCACAAGCAAATACCAAGTCTGTCTCTGACCTCTCCTTTTACATGTCTGCAGGTGcttcctccccttgctctctgaTTTCTCAAGGCAGACCTTGGGTCCAGCCTGGAATGTGGGGAGGGGCTTCTCAGTTCCAGAAAGCCCCAGGCACAAAATGGGGCTTCGCAAATGGAGAAGAATGATCCTCTAGtcaagttgttttttgttgttgaactGCAGAAGTCCTTTCTGTAATCCGGATATTAACCTCTTACAgatatggtttgcaaatgtttCCTTGCCCTCACATTTTCTTTGTTAGTGACCTTTATGTGACACACGATGTGacatagtttcaggtgtacaacataatgattggaCAACTCTGTATGTTATACTCATTCAATACAGTGTAGTTCCCATCTGTCCCCATGCAgcctgatcaaaataccattgactgtatttcctatgTTGTACGTTTCATCCCTATAtcctattcattccataactagtaCTACCACTCTCCAGATTCTGTCTTTTGATGCACTGAAGTTTTCCATTTTGATGTAATCCAATTcatctgctttttccttttgttgtctttgctttgAGTATCATATCTAAAAAATCATTGGGAAATTCAGCTTCAGTAAGTTTTTGTATTACATTTGTTTTTAGACTTTTACTATTTgactcttaaattttttaaagattttatttatttatttgacagaggtgaTAAGTAGGGAGaaaggtaggcagggagagaggaggaagcaggctccccactgagcagagagcctgatgtggggctcgatcccaggaccctgggatcatgactcaagccaaaggcagaggctttaacccactgggccacccaggtgctcctcctaATTATTTTTGCCTGGACTTCTGTACTGTGTCAAATACAGGCAGTGAAATTGTCATGTTTATCTCCTACCTGATCTTAGAGTAAAGGCTTCCATGTTTCATCATGGGGGATGATACTGGCTGTGTGTGTTTAATATAAGGCCTTTTTTATGAGGCAGTAGTTTCCTTATATTGTAAGGGTGCCAATATGCTGTATATAGTAACCACTCTGCAGAAGTGCTTCACCATGAGAGTCAAGCCACAGATCTGTAAGTAAAAGTCTTCATCAGAGTGAGAAATCTTGTAGATTGAAAACTTTGATTCCTAAGTTAATGAAGATGGGGCAGGAGGTTCTCATTTCCTAGTAAATTATAACAGTGTAAATGCCTTCCCTACCTTACATGAAGCTGCCTTGGACACAGAGATAAGAAGGGCTGTGAACCTTCCTCCTTCAATATATATGGAAAGGAATATAAGGAATGAGGCCCTATCTTTTAATGTCACAAAAGTTCAAGAAAACCACACAGAAGCCCATGGGGAAAAATTCCTCATGATAATGAGGTTGCTGGCCCCATGGGCTACGAGGTTTCTTGTTGATGATACTACAGCGGTGTCTCAGCAGAGCAGACATGTGACAGAGGGTGAGAGGGGAAGGTACAGCCCTCTCCTTACAGACTGTCCGTGAACAAAAACACTCATCCTTCTGCACAGCAGGGCCATACTCTGGGGCACCTTCACAGAGCTCATGGGGGCCCTCAGAGTGGCAGAGATCTCAAAGGAAGGAGCATAACCTGGGCCCCAAGCCCATTCTCATTCAATTACTTCCTGTGTTTCCCTACAGAGGCAGTGTCCAAGCCCTCTATCCATGCCAGCAACACCACAGTCACAGAAGACAAGGACTCTGTGGCCCTGACCTGCTCCACAAACAACACTGGGGTCTCCATTCACTGGTTCTTCAATGGCCAGAGTCTAAAGCTCACGGAGAGGATGACACTGTCCCAGGACAACAGCACCCTCACCATACGCCCTGTCAGGAAGGAGGATGCCGGGAATTACCAGTGTGAGGTCTCCAACCCAGGCGATTCCAGGAAAAGTGACCCTGTGAGGCTGGCTGTGAGCTGTGAGTGACCCTCAaactctcccccttcctccctaaTATTTCATGGCAGGCGGCGTGAAATGAGTGGCAGCCTGCAGGAAGTGGGAGTCTCCTTCAGAGCCTCTAGGGCAATATGGATAA contains:
- the LOC131817916 gene encoding carcinoembryonic antigen-related cell adhesion molecule 1-like — its product is MEPPLVLPRGGRVPWQDLLLAVSLLTLWNSPTTAQVTVESVPPSATEGKDVLLQVHNLPADLVGLTWFRGESIAPNRQIVAYVVAIQVNIPGPAHSGRETVYPNGSLLFRNITLNDTGYYTLQTVNKNVQVEQVTGQLRVFPELPKPHITSNNSDPVENVDSVLLTCEPQTQDTSYLWSESSKSRPASTRLELSLDNRTLTIHGVIRDDTGPYVCETRNPVSDCRSDPFTLNVLYGPDAPSISPSDSYYHPGANLSLSCHATSNPPAQYSWLINGRPQTDTQELFIPNLTVNDSGFYTCLASNSGTRLKKTTVKTITVSEAVSKPSIHASNTTVTEDKDSVALTCSTNNTGVSIHWFFNGQSLKLTERMTLSQDNSTLTIRPVRKEDAGNYQCEVSNPGDSRKSDPVRLAVSYGRSTTGLPMGSIIGIAIGVLVGLAL